From the genome of Acidobacteriota bacterium, one region includes:
- a CDS encoding DUF2071 domain-containing protein: MTLLSKSSNWTASKFLTAEWRHLAMLNFEVDPKVLRPFVPAGTELDQWHGRTFISVVGFLFLNTRVFGIAIPFHRNFEEVNLRFYVRRKASDGWRRGVVFVKEIVPRAAIALTARIVYGENYVAVPMKHHIEGENGGAAKPRTVWYSWRFRGRENRIELTVQGDADEAPEGSDAEFITEHYWGYARRRGGRTMEYRVEHPRWRIARASAARLDCDVDGLYGSQFVESLQGQPASAFLADGSEVTVFRGTLLTSREDQ, from the coding sequence GTGACTCTTCTTAGTAAGTCATCAAACTGGACCGCCTCAAAGTTCCTGACCGCTGAATGGCGTCATCTGGCGATGCTGAACTTCGAGGTCGATCCGAAGGTGCTGCGGCCATTCGTGCCAGCCGGAACCGAGTTGGATCAATGGCACGGCCGAACCTTCATCAGCGTCGTTGGATTCCTGTTCCTCAACACACGCGTCTTCGGCATAGCGATCCCCTTCCACCGCAACTTCGAAGAGGTGAATCTGCGCTTCTATGTAAGACGGAAGGCGAGCGACGGATGGCGGCGCGGCGTGGTCTTCGTGAAGGAAATCGTGCCGCGCGCCGCGATCGCGCTGACGGCGAGGATCGTCTACGGAGAGAACTACGTGGCCGTTCCCATGAAGCACCACATCGAAGGCGAGAACGGCGGCGCTGCAAAGCCGCGAACCGTCTGGTACTCCTGGCGGTTTCGCGGGCGAGAGAACCGAATCGAACTGACTGTTCAGGGCGACGCTGACGAGGCCCCCGAGGGAAGCGACGCGGAGTTCATAACCGAACACTACTGGGGCTACGCCCGTCGGCGAGGCGGCCGTACAATGGAATACCGCGTCGAGCACCCGCGTTGGCGGATTGCGCGGGCGTCCGCAGCGCGGCTCGATTGCGACGTGGATGGACTCTACGGAAGCCAATTCGTCGAGTCCTTGCAGGGGCAGCCGGCATCCGCGTTTCTCGCCGACGGATCGGAAGTCACCGTTTTCAGAGGGACCTTGCTGACTTCACGAGAAGACCAATGA
- a CDS encoding type II toxin-antitoxin system Phd/YefM family antitoxin — protein MKTINAGETEKTLKELLEETAASHEPIQIISDASNGILVSEEDWRAIQETLYLLSIPGMRESIRDGMATPIEECSKELNW, from the coding sequence ATGAAGACTATCAATGCCGGAGAAACAGAAAAGACCCTCAAGGAACTCTTGGAAGAGACTGCTGCTTCTCATGAACCAATTCAAATCATCAGCGATGCTTCTAACGGGATCCTCGTCTCAGAGGAAGACTGGCGTGCCATACAAGAAACTCTTTACTTGCTCTCGATTCCTGGAATGCGCGAATCCATTCGAGACGGAATGGCAACACCGATTGAAGAATGCTCTAAGGAGTTGAACTGGTGA
- a CDS encoding PLP-dependent aminotransferase family protein: protein MLKTQIEYHEMLSVLGRRLQPNAIRKLTTLLGNREVISLAAGAPSFETFPLEEIAEISARVIRERGRFALQYGPTRGQSALVEAVSANLRSRGISSSNPSQIVMTTGSQQGLDLIARVILDPGDVALVELPSYIGGIIALHNAGAQMIGVRQDEGGIVIPDLREKIERARLEGRRIKCIYTIPNFQNPSGVTLAAERRNQLVEIAGENDLLIIEDDAYFDLSFTEDASRLMPLAALCPDRVVYLGTFSKTLAPGLRTAWLRAPEELAAKVELAKEGADLSSSMLDQAIVIEAIREGLIERRLPALRTFYQVRCAAMLEALDRFAPAGSRWTRPAGGFFILMELAAGTNATALLPEAIDSGVAYVPGQPFFVDGSGANTLRLAYSRETPEAIADGVERMCRVFQNAKAHGKA from the coding sequence ATGCTGAAAACCCAAATCGAATACCACGAGATGCTGTCCGTGCTAGGCCGGCGTCTGCAACCCAACGCAATCCGCAAGCTGACCACGCTGCTCGGCAACCGGGAAGTGATCTCGCTTGCCGCGGGCGCGCCAAGCTTTGAAACATTCCCGCTCGAAGAGATCGCTGAAATCTCCGCGCGCGTCATACGCGAGCGCGGCCGGTTCGCGCTTCAGTATGGACCGACCCGCGGCCAGAGCGCACTTGTCGAAGCTGTTTCCGCCAACCTTCGCTCACGCGGCATCTCGAGCTCGAACCCTTCCCAGATCGTGATGACAACCGGCTCGCAGCAGGGACTCGATTTGATCGCTCGAGTGATTTTGGATCCGGGCGACGTCGCACTGGTCGAGCTTCCAAGCTACATCGGCGGAATCATCGCTCTGCACAACGCCGGGGCTCAAATGATAGGCGTCCGCCAGGATGAGGGCGGCATCGTCATCCCCGATCTGCGAGAGAAGATCGAGCGCGCACGCTTGGAAGGGCGACGCATCAAGTGCATCTACACCATCCCTAATTTTCAAAACCCCTCGGGCGTGACGCTGGCAGCCGAACGCCGCAACCAACTGGTCGAGATCGCCGGCGAGAACGATCTGTTGATAATCGAAGACGACGCCTACTTCGATCTCTCCTTCACTGAAGACGCTTCGCGGCTAATGCCGTTGGCGGCGCTATGCCCGGACCGCGTCGTTTATCTGGGCACTTTTTCAAAAACGCTCGCGCCGGGCTTGCGAACCGCGTGGTTGCGCGCGCCTGAAGAGCTTGCCGCGAAGGTCGAGCTAGCCAAGGAAGGCGCCGATCTCTCGTCGAGCATGCTCGATCAAGCGATTGTCATCGAGGCCATACGCGAGGGGCTGATCGAGCGGCGGTTGCCCGCGCTTCGCACGTTTTATCAGGTTCGCTGCGCAGCGATGCTCGAAGCGCTCGATCGTTTCGCGCCAGCCGGATCGCGCTGGACCAGACCGGCCGGCGGGTTTTTCATTCTGATGGAGCTTGCTGCTGGAACCAATGCGACGGCGTTGCTGCCCGAGGCGATCGACAGCGGAGTCGCCTACGTGCCCGGCCAGCCTTTCTTCGTCGATGGCAGCGGCGCGAACACATTGCGGCTTGCATATTCCAGGGAGACACCGGAAGCGATCGCCGATGGCGTCGAGCGGATGTGCCGCGTCTTTCAGAACGCTAAGGCGCATGGGAAAGCTTGA
- a CDS encoding Smr/MutS family protein: protein MRLDLLFGRFRRELRTKRRQRSTNPVSDKAEIDSPDPNNPFPEVVTIEFRDVIDLHSIPPGQVRAVVEGYIEEARRRGVRWVRIIHGKGIGVQREMVRSILSRTNDVVDFRDAPQEAGGWGATVVTLKLDEAESKAE, encoded by the coding sequence ATGCGTCTCGATCTACTGTTCGGAAGATTCCGCCGCGAGCTTCGAACTAAGAGGCGCCAGCGATCGACGAACCCCGTTTCCGACAAAGCCGAAATTGACTCGCCCGACCCGAACAATCCGTTCCCGGAGGTCGTCACGATCGAATTCCGCGATGTGATCGACCTTCATTCGATACCGCCCGGTCAGGTTCGCGCTGTCGTTGAAGGCTACATCGAGGAAGCACGCCGCCGCGGCGTGCGATGGGTTCGCATCATTCATGGTAAAGGGATCGGCGTTCAGCGGGAGATGGTTCGGTCGATCCTTTCGCGCACGAATGACGTGGTTGATTTTCGCGATGCGCCGCAGGAGGCCGGCGGATGGGGAGCTACGGTCGTAACGCTGAAGCTCGATGAAGCGGAGAGCAAGGCTGAATGA
- a CDS encoding type II toxin-antitoxin system HicB family antitoxin, with amino-acid sequence MRYAIVIEKAENNYGAYVPDLPGCVATGKTIEATEREIREAIKFHLRGLREDGLPIPEPSSRVDYVEVAA; translated from the coding sequence ATGCGATATGCAATCGTGATCGAAAAAGCCGAAAACAATTACGGAGCCTATGTTCCTGATTTACCTGGTTGCGTGGCGACTGGAAAAACAATAGAAGCAACCGAAAGGGAAATCCGTGAAGCCATAAAATTTCATTTGCGCGGACTTCGCGAAGATGGATTACCCATTCCGGAGCCATCAAGCCGTGTCGACTATGTGGAAGTTGCTGCTTAG
- a CDS encoding PQQ-binding-like beta-propeller repeat protein yields the protein MRRIFIDRSGLKAFAIIFLLPFLTPAQSNPKSESAPQTRQERKDEAKQKAGRPDRAARTEAGAASTSRLALPFKRAWQYLTESASTLAPSVDEERIYLPLAGGRVICLDRGSGSLLWTSEPGGIVGVPVAVGENSVYIATRKVADDGSEAGGSLRAVDKATGLTVWVKDYPRPFASPLEPGGNRIYAGSSDGSFYALASTSGDVIWKVETQDIVHGRARITDRAIYFGSDDGALRAVDPVNGQMIWKYQAVGKIIGQPAVDARDIYFGSGDGYITSADCLTGKLKWRSRTGAAVEASPVLAGGRVLVASFDNFVYALSRSNGDRIWKRRLENRIASAPIVEGDASLVAPLRGEYVAVFLNSDGRRVNLYQLEKDFEIVADPVFSGDTLVLATDKGLVVARTTRSADIPPSAVKK from the coding sequence ATGCGGAGGATATTCATTGATCGCTCAGGTCTGAAGGCTTTCGCGATCATCTTTCTGCTCCCCTTTCTTACGCCAGCCCAGTCCAATCCCAAATCGGAAAGCGCACCTCAGACCAGGCAGGAAAGAAAAGACGAAGCGAAACAGAAGGCCGGCCGCCCAGATCGAGCCGCGCGCACGGAAGCGGGCGCGGCCTCGACCTCACGCTTGGCGCTCCCGTTCAAGCGCGCGTGGCAGTATTTGACCGAGAGCGCATCGACGCTTGCGCCTTCGGTCGACGAAGAGCGCATCTATCTGCCGCTTGCAGGCGGACGTGTCATTTGTCTGGATCGCGGCAGCGGATCTTTGCTGTGGACGAGCGAACCCGGCGGAATCGTCGGAGTGCCGGTTGCCGTTGGCGAGAATTCCGTCTACATCGCAACGCGCAAGGTCGCCGACGATGGATCAGAAGCGGGCGGATCGCTGCGCGCGGTGGACAAAGCTACCGGTCTGACGGTGTGGGTGAAAGACTATCCGCGGCCTTTCGCCTCGCCTCTCGAGCCGGGCGGCAATCGGATTTATGCCGGGAGTTCGGATGGATCGTTCTACGCGCTCGCCTCAACCAGCGGGGATGTGATCTGGAAGGTTGAGACTCAAGACATTGTTCACGGCCGGGCCCGTATCACCGATCGCGCGATCTATTTCGGAAGCGACGACGGCGCGCTGCGCGCGGTAGACCCGGTCAACGGGCAGATGATTTGGAAGTATCAAGCGGTTGGCAAAATCATCGGTCAGCCCGCGGTCGATGCGCGCGACATCTACTTTGGTTCGGGGGACGGCTACATCACTTCGGCCGATTGTCTGACAGGCAAGCTCAAATGGCGTTCGCGAACCGGGGCTGCCGTCGAAGCGTCGCCGGTGCTGGCCGGCGGCCGCGTGCTTGTAGCGTCGTTCGACAACTTCGTTTACGCGTTGTCACGTTCAAACGGGGACCGAATCTGGAAGCGGCGTCTCGAAAACCGCATCGCTTCTGCTCCGATAGTAGAAGGAGACGCGAGCCTGGTTGCTCCGCTCCGAGGCGAATACGTTGCCGTGTTCCTGAATTCCGACGGCCGCCGTGTAAACCTCTACCAACTCGAAAAGGACTTCGAGATCGTTGCCGATCCTGTCTTCTCGGGCGATACGCTGGTGCTCGCGACGGATAAGGGCCTCGTCGTCGCCAGGACCACTCGATCGGCCGACATCCCGCCGAGTGCCGTCAAGAAATAA
- a CDS encoding Txe/YoeB family addiction module toxin, protein MSWLLVYAKQAQKDAKKLAAAGLRRKAEQLLKIISENPFQTPPPYEKLVGDLSGAYSRRINIQHRLVYQVYEDQKVVKVLRMWTHYE, encoded by the coding sequence GTGAGCTGGCTGCTTGTGTATGCAAAGCAAGCCCAGAAAGACGCGAAAAAACTAGCTGCTGCCGGCCTCCGAAGAAAGGCCGAACAGTTGTTGAAGATCATCAGTGAGAATCCCTTTCAAACGCCACCTCCTTATGAAAAGCTCGTGGGCGATCTTTCAGGAGCGTACTCTCGGAGAATCAACATTCAGCATCGCCTGGTCTATCAGGTTTATGAAGATCAGAAAGTGGTAAAGGTGTTACGAATGTGGACTCATTATGAGTGA